The Sulfitobacter sp. SK011 genome has a window encoding:
- a CDS encoding type II secretion system F family protein: MDNIADKLNILLANPEYITLSAVAISVYFIVQGLSGMLAGEAPATRRMHAGSIKPAHGTDFDLLQGDDSDPHGLLKAFVPSSRKERSKIGRQLRRAGIRRKHSVRTFYAFRTIMGVILPALFLIVMALPSELQYKLKVADLLQEVTWLNAVQIVTALMVVGFYAPAIWLRSRIKKRRQEIEFSLPNALDLLQVAIEAGLGFDAAMTRVSHELAHAAPEISQEFMILQLEVQAGKERQAALLDMAEHVDVEELTSFANVILQSNQFGTSVSTALNQFSADMRLDRELRAQEKANRLPVQMSAVMALCMMPVLLLICLSPMVIRWINMFG, from the coding sequence ATGGACAATATTGCTGACAAACTGAACATTCTACTCGCCAATCCCGAATATATTACTCTGTCTGCTGTCGCGATCAGCGTCTATTTCATTGTTCAGGGCCTTTCGGGTATGTTGGCTGGGGAAGCACCGGCAACCCGCCGCATGCATGCCGGCTCCATCAAACCAGCGCATGGGACTGATTTTGATCTTCTTCAGGGCGACGACAGCGATCCCCACGGGCTATTGAAGGCCTTTGTCCCATCCTCCCGAAAAGAGCGTTCCAAAATAGGCAGGCAATTGCGTCGCGCCGGGATCCGGCGCAAGCACTCTGTGCGTACCTTCTATGCGTTTCGCACAATTATGGGCGTTATCCTGCCCGCGCTCTTCCTGATTGTCATGGCCCTCCCTTCAGAACTTCAGTACAAGCTGAAGGTCGCTGATTTGCTGCAGGAGGTGACCTGGCTCAATGCAGTGCAAATCGTGACGGCCTTGATGGTTGTGGGCTTCTATGCTCCAGCAATATGGTTGCGCTCGCGGATCAAGAAACGACGCCAAGAAATCGAATTCAGCCTGCCAAACGCACTTGATCTGTTGCAGGTCGCCATTGAGGCGGGGTTAGGATTTGATGCCGCCATGACGCGGGTATCCCACGAATTGGCGCATGCTGCCCCTGAAATTTCACAGGAATTTATGATCCTTCAACTCGAAGTCCAGGCCGGCAAAGAACGCCAGGCCGCCTTGTTGGACATGGCTGAACATGTCGATGTTGAAGAACTCACTTCTTTTGCCAATGTGATATTGCAGTCCAATCAATTTGGCACCAGCGTTTCAACCGCGTTGAACCAATTTTCAGCTGACATGCGCCTTGATCGCGAACTGCGCGCTCAGGAAAAAGCAAACCGTCTGCCAGTCCAAATGTCCGCTGTCATGGCACTTTGCATGATGCCCGTGTTGTTATTGATCTGCCTATCCCCAATGGTTATCCGCTGGATAAACATGTTCGGATAG
- a CDS encoding lytic murein transglycosylase codes for MNTSRRIFVFGLGAIGLFACTTGGGGTLGPRISSTPSDLQPVPNAGYDAWVAAFKARAAGQGISSGTLSAAFRGAGYLPGVVKRDRNQTEFSRTLEDYLAIAASDERVSKGRAAFARHRNTLSAIEAKYGVSAEIVAAVWGLESFYGERRGDVPVISSTSTLAFDGRRGVFFEKQLIAALKILQNGDVSAANMTGSWAGAMGHTQFIPTSYQAFAVDFTGDGRRDIWSADPSDALASTAAYLSRNGWTRGLKWGGEVGNGAPAGTAIQPQPGGPTFNVTSNFRAIKRYNNSDNYAIGVGHLADRIGGAGPIRGSFPPDADGLTKADRVSLQTKLTARGFDTDGTDGVIGPNSRKAISAYQSSVGLPATGDPSLDLLRRLG; via the coding sequence ATGAACACTTCACGCAGAATTTTCGTATTTGGATTGGGCGCAATTGGCCTCTTTGCCTGCACAACAGGGGGTGGCGGCACGCTGGGCCCCCGGATCAGCAGTACGCCCTCAGATCTGCAACCGGTGCCCAATGCAGGCTATGATGCCTGGGTCGCAGCGTTCAAGGCACGGGCCGCCGGGCAGGGGATTTCCTCCGGTACATTAAGTGCTGCGTTTCGCGGCGCGGGGTATCTGCCCGGTGTCGTAAAGCGCGACCGCAACCAGACCGAATTCAGCCGCACGCTTGAGGATTACCTTGCCATCGCCGCCTCAGATGAACGGGTCAGCAAAGGCCGCGCCGCATTCGCGCGCCATCGCAACACCCTATCCGCGATTGAGGCGAAATATGGCGTTTCCGCCGAAATCGTTGCCGCCGTCTGGGGCCTGGAAAGCTTTTATGGCGAACGGCGCGGCGATGTGCCGGTAATCTCCTCGACCTCAACGCTCGCCTTTGACGGGCGGCGCGGGGTTTTCTTTGAAAAACAGCTGATCGCGGCGCTCAAGATTTTGCAAAATGGTGATGTATCAGCGGCGAACATGACCGGATCATGGGCCGGTGCCATGGGCCACACGCAATTTATTCCGACGTCTTATCAAGCCTTTGCCGTGGATTTTACCGGCGATGGCCGGCGCGATATCTGGTCTGCGGACCCTTCTGATGCTCTGGCCTCTACGGCGGCGTACCTGTCGCGCAACGGCTGGACGCGGGGCTTGAAATGGGGGGGCGAGGTTGGCAATGGCGCACCTGCCGGGACCGCGATCCAACCTCAGCCCGGCGGACCCACATTCAACGTGACCAGCAACTTTCGCGCCATCAAGCGCTACAACAATTCCGACAACTATGCGATTGGCGTCGGCCATCTTGCCGACCGTATCGGCGGTGCAGGCCCGATCCGGGGCAGTTTCCCGCCCGATGCCGACGGATTAACCAAAGCCGACCGGGTGTCCCTGCAAACCAAGCTGACGGCCAGAGGTTTCGACACGGACGGCACTGACGGCGTGATCGGCCCCAACAGCCGCAAGGCCATTTCCGCCTATCAAAGCAGTGTCGGCCTGCCGGCAACGGGCGATCCGTCTTTGGACCTGCTGCGCCGGTTGGGTTGA
- a CDS encoding CreA family protein encodes MKDKIIPTRFAVFLTATALCATPLLAEVVGNVDVDWLGNDIVIEAIPDPKVKGVTCHVAYFDRGLIDRLQKGNWFEDPSNSSISCRQTGPIEMGDIERDDEGEDVFSERRSIIFKSLRIKRIFDAENNTLIYISHARDVQDGSAKMSMSTVPLYAPGD; translated from the coding sequence ATGAAAGATAAAATTATTCCGACCCGTTTCGCTGTTTTCCTCACGGCAACTGCCTTGTGCGCAACGCCGCTTCTTGCCGAGGTTGTGGGGAATGTCGATGTGGACTGGCTGGGCAATGACATTGTGATCGAAGCAATCCCTGATCCGAAGGTCAAAGGGGTGACGTGCCACGTCGCTTATTTTGACCGTGGTCTGATTGACCGGTTGCAAAAGGGCAATTGGTTTGAAGATCCGTCAAATTCGTCGATCTCGTGTCGCCAGACCGGGCCGATTGAAATGGGCGATATCGAGCGTGATGATGAGGGTGAGGATGTGTTCAGCGAGCGCCGTTCGATCATTTTCAAAAGTCTCAGAATCAAACGCATTTTCGACGCAGAAAACAACACGCTGATCTACATCAGCCATGCGCGCGATGTTCAGGACGGTTCGGCGAAGATGTCGATGTCGACCGTCCCGCTTTATGCGCCCGGCGACTGA
- a CDS encoding CpaF family protein — translation MFNEYKSRQSKKHSNVLKLERHSQVEPPKVAGAQTDPIDVDLQGHLELKSRLHGALLDRLNLSVIDKVERSELKRQIAALASNLIEVEGVHMRSDAFSTLVEELMHEVMGLGPLEPLLADPSINDILVNSYDQVFVERFGLLERTKARFRDERHLLRIIDKIVTKVGRRIDESQPWVDARLEDGSRVNAIIRPCSVDGPALSIRKFSRNPLTMKRLVDQNALDDQAASLLKALVEARLNILISGGTGSGKTTMLNAVSSFIDESQRIVTIEDAAELQLQQEHVVRLETRPPNAEGQGVISQRDLVRNALRMRPDRIIVGEVRGAECFDMLQAMNTGHDGSMTTVHANTARDALSRVEQMVTMLGVDLPIKTIRSQISSAIHIVIQLSRLSDGSRRVISVSEITGMEDDTITLQDIFVYKRRGKSSDGTILGDFLPTGIRPKCFDQLVVAGIDIDPKMFMRKEVRP, via the coding sequence ATGTTTAACGAATACAAATCGCGCCAATCGAAAAAACATTCGAATGTTCTCAAGCTGGAGCGGCATTCCCAGGTGGAACCGCCAAAAGTTGCCGGGGCGCAGACAGACCCGATTGATGTCGATCTGCAGGGGCACCTAGAACTCAAAAGTCGCCTCCACGGAGCACTTCTGGATCGACTTAATCTCTCTGTTATTGACAAGGTGGAGCGCTCAGAACTCAAACGCCAGATTGCCGCTCTCGCATCGAACCTGATTGAGGTCGAAGGCGTCCATATGAGATCCGATGCCTTTTCCACTCTGGTTGAGGAATTGATGCATGAAGTTATGGGATTGGGACCATTGGAACCCCTTCTGGCGGACCCCTCCATCAACGATATTCTTGTCAATTCCTACGATCAGGTATTTGTCGAACGATTTGGACTGCTAGAACGCACCAAGGCGCGCTTTCGCGATGAGCGGCATCTGCTACGCATTATCGATAAGATCGTAACTAAAGTTGGTCGGCGCATTGATGAATCCCAACCATGGGTGGACGCGCGGCTCGAAGATGGCAGCCGTGTGAATGCAATCATTCGGCCATGTTCGGTCGACGGGCCTGCCCTGTCGATCCGGAAATTTTCCCGCAACCCTTTGACAATGAAGCGGCTTGTCGATCAAAACGCGCTGGATGACCAAGCGGCCTCACTTTTAAAGGCGCTTGTCGAAGCACGGCTGAACATCTTGATTTCTGGCGGCACGGGTTCTGGCAAAACCACGATGCTTAACGCCGTGTCCTCCTTTATCGACGAAAGTCAGCGCATCGTAACAATTGAGGATGCCGCAGAATTGCAGCTTCAGCAGGAACATGTTGTCCGGCTGGAAACCAGACCCCCTAACGCTGAAGGCCAAGGCGTCATTTCGCAACGTGACCTCGTACGCAATGCGTTGCGGATGCGGCCTGACCGCATCATCGTGGGTGAAGTCAGGGGAGCAGAGTGTTTCGACATGTTGCAGGCCATGAACACAGGCCATGATGGATCGATGACAACCGTGCACGCCAATACGGCACGCGATGCGCTGAGTCGGGTTGAACAGATGGTGACGATGCTTGGTGTCGATCTGCCAATCAAAACAATTCGGTCTCAGATTTCATCTGCCATTCATATTGTCATTCAGCTGAGCCGCCTCAGCGATGGCTCGCGCCGCGTGATCAGTGTCTCAGAAATCACGGGAATGGAAGACGACACAATTACGCTTCAGGACATCTTTGTCTACAAGCGCCGCGGCAAATCTTCCGACGGCACTATTCTCGGAGACTTTCTGCCAACGGGTATTCGTCCGAAATGCTTTGATCAATTGGTCGTGGCTGGCATCGATATTGATCCGAAGATGTTCATGCGCAAGGAGGTCAGACCATGA
- a CDS encoding type II secretion system F family protein yields MQAIDPTLGLYVVIFIGVLVAYEGLVQLLFRRETQGEARNRRMKMIQNGASTDDVLKLLRDPVMVGGEGRVGPITWVRRLLVQAGLTFNPAWMLVAVFVLAALVFVVAQQFVHQDLALSGGVVVGLITPLVVLLAMKEARLKKLTSQLPDSLDLMARGLKVGHPIAVTVGNVAADMPDPIGTEFGIIQDQINYGEDVATAFHDFAKRVKTEDANYLAVSIGIQHGTGGNLSRILTVLSKVIRDRRTMRKKIKAISAEGRLSAMILTALPLFIYVTIELSSPSFYGDVRTDPRFVYFASAVFGLILVQGLILYKLVSFKF; encoded by the coding sequence ATGCAAGCGATTGACCCTACTCTGGGTCTATATGTTGTCATCTTCATTGGCGTCCTCGTGGCCTACGAGGGGCTGGTGCAACTTCTGTTTCGTCGTGAGACACAAGGCGAGGCGCGAAATAGGCGCATGAAAATGATACAAAATGGTGCCTCGACGGATGATGTGCTGAAACTTCTGCGTGATCCGGTCATGGTGGGGGGCGAAGGTAGAGTGGGACCCATCACTTGGGTTCGGCGCCTTTTGGTCCAGGCGGGGCTGACATTTAATCCGGCTTGGATGTTGGTTGCTGTTTTTGTTTTGGCCGCTCTGGTATTTGTCGTCGCACAGCAGTTTGTTCATCAAGACCTGGCCCTGTCGGGCGGTGTGGTCGTTGGATTGATAACTCCGTTGGTGGTTCTCCTTGCCATGAAAGAGGCACGGCTGAAAAAACTCACCAGTCAGTTGCCGGATTCCCTTGATCTGATGGCACGTGGCCTCAAAGTTGGTCATCCGATTGCAGTGACTGTCGGCAACGTGGCAGCAGACATGCCAGACCCGATCGGGACAGAATTTGGCATTATTCAGGACCAGATCAACTACGGTGAGGACGTCGCCACAGCATTTCACGATTTTGCCAAACGGGTAAAAACCGAAGACGCGAATTACCTAGCCGTCAGCATCGGCATTCAACATGGCACCGGTGGCAATCTATCCCGGATCCTGACTGTTCTTTCAAAGGTGATACGAGACCGCCGTACAATGCGCAAAAAGATCAAAGCCATTTCTGCAGAAGGTCGCCTGAGTGCGATGATCCTGACGGCGCTGCCCTTGTTTATCTACGTGACGATTGAGCTTTCTTCACCCTCCTTCTACGGCGATGTGCGAACTGACCCCAGGTTTGTGTACTTTGCCTCCGCCGTATTTGGACTGATTCTAGTACAAGGGCTCATTCTTTATAAATTAGTCAGTTTCAAATTCTAA